From Pseudomonas sp. FP2335, the proteins below share one genomic window:
- a CDS encoding DUF3565 domain-containing protein, with amino-acid sequence MGRDLLHKNEERTSLNKDLPESEHNPDRRGRIRDSTVIGFHLDDDQHWVAELSCGHTQHLRHQPPWQTRAWVLDPAQRLEKIGQPFACGWCAQARE; translated from the coding sequence ATGGGGCGAGACCTTTTGCATAAGAATGAAGAACGGACAAGTCTAAACAAGGATTTGCCCGAAAGCGAACACAACCCGGACAGACGGGGTCGCATACGCGACTCGACGGTCATCGGTTTTCATCTGGACGACGACCAACACTGGGTCGCCGAGCTCTCCTGCGGCCACACCCAGCACCTGCGCCACCAGCCGCCCTGGCAAACCCGCGCCTGGGTCCTGGACCCCGCGCAACGCCTGGAAAAAATAGGCCAGCCCTTTGCCTGCGGCTGGTGTGCGCAAGCACGCGAATAA
- the rpsT gene encoding 30S ribosomal protein S20, with product MANTPSAKKRAKQAEKRRSHNASLRSMVRTYIKNVVKAIDTKDAEKAQAAYVLAVPVIDRMADKGIIHKNKAARHKSRLNGHIKALNVAAAA from the coding sequence GTGGCCAACACACCTTCCGCCAAAAAACGTGCAAAACAGGCTGAGAAGCGTCGCAGCCACAACGCCAGCCTGCGTTCCATGGTTCGTACCTACATCAAGAATGTAGTTAAAGCCATCGACACCAAAGACGCTGAAAAAGCTCAAGCAGCTTACGTTCTGGCTGTGCCAGTTATCGACCGTATGGCCGATAAAGGCATCATCCACAAGAACAAGGCCGCTCGTCATAAGAGCCGTCTGAATGGCCACATCAAGGCTCTGAACGTCGCTGCAGCAGCCTAA
- the pta gene encoding phosphate acetyltransferase — translation MQTFFIAPTDFGVGLTSISLGLVRTLERAGLKVGFFKPIAQPHPGDTGPERSTELVARTHGLKPPQPLGLAHVERMLGDGQLDELLEEIITLYQQAAVGKDVLIVEGMVPTRSASYAARVNLHLAKSLDAEVILVSAPENEVLTELSGRVELQAQLFGGPKDPKVLGVILNKVRTDESMEAFSARLKEHSPLLRSGDFRLLGCIPYQPELNAPRTRDVADLMGAQILNAGDYESRRMTKIIICARTMRNTVELLKPGVLVVTPGDRDDIILAVSLAAINGVPLAGLLLTSDTLPDPRIMDLCRGAFQAGLPVLSVSTGSYDTANQLNSLNKEIPIDDRERAEIITDFVASHLDARWLHQRCGTPREMRLSPAVFRYQLIQRAQAANKRIVLPEGSEPLTVQAAAICQARGIARCVLLAKPADVEAVARAQGIELPEGLEILDPDLIRQRYVEPMVALRKSKSLNAPMAEQQLEDTVVIATMMLALDEVDGLVSGVIHSTANTIRPALQLIKTAPGCTLVSSVFFMLFPEQVLVYGDCVMNPHPSAAELAEIALQSADSAAAFGITPRVAMISYSSGDSASGEEVEKVREATLLAHEQQSSLLIDGPLQYDAAANENVARQLAPNSQVAGKATVFVFPDLNTGNTTHKAVQRSADCVSLGPMLQGLRKPVNDLPRGAQVDDIVYTIALTAIQAANRPMDI, via the coding sequence ATGCAGACTTTTTTTATCGCGCCCACCGATTTTGGTGTGGGTCTGACCTCCATCAGCCTTGGGCTGGTGCGTACCCTTGAGCGGGCCGGGCTGAAAGTCGGGTTCTTCAAGCCGATTGCCCAGCCGCACCCCGGCGACACCGGCCCCGAGCGCTCCACCGAACTGGTGGCACGCACCCACGGCCTCAAACCGCCACAACCCTTGGGCCTGGCCCATGTCGAGCGCATGCTCGGCGACGGCCAACTCGACGAGTTGCTCGAAGAAATCATCACCCTCTACCAGCAGGCCGCAGTCGGCAAGGACGTACTGATCGTCGAAGGCATGGTGCCGACCCGCAGCGCCAGCTATGCGGCGCGGGTCAACCTGCACCTGGCCAAGAGCCTGGATGCCGAAGTGATCCTGGTCTCGGCCCCGGAAAACGAAGTGCTCACCGAACTTTCCGGCCGCGTGGAATTGCAGGCCCAACTGTTCGGCGGCCCGAAAGACCCGAAAGTACTCGGCGTGATCCTCAACAAGGTGCGCACCGACGAAAGCATGGAAGCCTTCTCCGCCCGCCTGAAAGAACACTCACCGTTACTGCGCAGCGGCGACTTCCGCCTGCTCGGCTGCATTCCCTACCAACCGGAACTCAACGCCCCGCGCACCCGCGACGTGGCCGACCTGATGGGCGCACAGATCCTCAACGCCGGCGACTACGAAAGCCGGCGCATGACCAAGATCATCATCTGCGCGCGCACCATGCGTAACACCGTAGAACTGCTCAAGCCCGGCGTGCTGGTGGTGACTCCCGGCGACCGCGACGACATCATCCTCGCCGTCAGCCTGGCCGCGATCAACGGCGTGCCCCTGGCCGGCCTGCTGCTGACCAGCGACACCCTGCCCGACCCGCGCATCATGGATCTGTGCCGTGGCGCATTCCAGGCCGGGCTGCCAGTGTTGTCGGTGAGCACCGGTTCCTACGACACCGCCAACCAGCTCAATAGCCTCAACAAAGAAATCCCCATCGATGACCGCGAACGCGCGGAGATCATCACCGATTTCGTCGCCAGCCACCTTGATGCGCGCTGGCTGCACCAACGCTGCGGCACGCCACGGGAGATGCGCCTGTCGCCGGCGGTGTTCCGCTACCAACTGATCCAGCGCGCCCAGGCGGCCAACAAGCGCATCGTGCTGCCCGAAGGCAGTGAACCGCTGACCGTGCAGGCCGCCGCGATCTGCCAGGCCCGCGGGATTGCGCGCTGCGTGCTGCTGGCCAAACCGGCGGACGTGGAAGCCGTCGCCCGCGCCCAGGGCATCGAATTGCCCGAGGGCCTGGAGATCCTCGACCCGGACCTGATCCGCCAACGCTACGTCGAACCCATGGTGGCCCTGCGCAAGAGCAAGAGCCTCAATGCGCCGATGGCCGAGCAGCAACTGGAAGACACCGTGGTGATCGCCACCATGATGCTCGCGCTGGATGAAGTGGATGGCCTGGTCTCCGGCGTCATCCACTCCACCGCCAACACCATCCGCCCCGCCCTGCAACTGATCAAGACCGCGCCGGGCTGCACCCTGGTGTCGTCGGTGTTCTTCATGCTGTTCCCCGAGCAGGTGCTGGTGTACGGCGACTGCGTGATGAACCCGCACCCGAGTGCGGCGGAACTGGCGGAAATCGCCCTGCAAAGCGCCGACTCGGCCGCCGCGTTCGGGATTACGCCGCGCGTGGCGATGATCAGCTATTCCAGCGGTGATTCGGCCAGCGGTGAAGAAGTCGAAAAAGTCCGCGAAGCCACCCTGCTCGCCCACGAGCAGCAAAGCTCGCTGCTGATCGACGGCCCGCTACAGTACGACGCCGCCGCCAACGAAAACGTTGCGCGGCAATTGGCCCCCAACAGCCAGGTCGCCGGCAAGGCCACGGTGTTCGTGTTCCCTGATCTCAACACCGGCAACACCACCCACAAGGCCGTGCAACGCAGCGCCGACTGCGTGAGCCTGGGGCCGATGCTCCAGGGCCTGCGCAAGCCGGTCAACGACCTGCCACGTGGCGCCCAGGTGGACGACATCGTGTACACCATCGCACTGACTGCGATCCAAGCCGCCAACCGACCTATGGATATTTAA
- a CDS encoding peptidylprolyl isomerase produces the protein MTIAANKAVSIDYTLTNDAGEVIDSSAGGAPLVYLQGAGNIIPGLEKALEGKSVGDELTVAVEPEDAYGEYSAELVSTLSRSMFEGVDELEVGMQFHASAPDGQMQIVTIRDLDGDDVTVDGNHPLAGQRLNFQVKIVAIRDASQEEVAHGHVHGEGGHQH, from the coding sequence ATGACGATCGCCGCTAACAAGGCTGTCTCCATCGACTATACCCTGACCAACGACGCTGGTGAGGTCATCGACAGCTCCGCCGGCGGCGCGCCGCTGGTCTACCTGCAAGGCGCAGGTAACATCATCCCAGGCCTGGAAAAGGCTCTGGAAGGCAAGAGCGTCGGTGACGAACTGACCGTTGCCGTAGAACCTGAAGATGCTTATGGCGAGTACTCGGCCGAACTGGTCAGCACCCTGAGCCGCAGCATGTTCGAAGGCGTTGACGAGCTGGAAGTGGGCATGCAGTTCCACGCTTCCGCGCCGGACGGCCAAATGCAGATCGTGACCATCCGTGATCTGGACGGCGACGACGTTACCGTTGACGGCAACCACCCGCTGGCTGGCCAGCGCCTGAACTTCCAAGTGAAGATCGTTGCCATCCGCGACGCTTCCCAGGAAGAAGTGGCTCACGGCCACGTCCACGGTGAAGGCGGTCACCAGCACTGA